A genomic region of Venturia canescens isolate UGA chromosome 7, ASM1945775v1, whole genome shotgun sequence contains the following coding sequences:
- the LOC122413581 gene encoding serine-rich adhesin for platelets-like isoform X2: MHQSRATRPTSRTTGKSKTSVKLTSKKKKQTTVKSISSKIPEQTSRSSTTSLGATTPYCEIHTLPEVFHATSLKKTSTRRTTGKSKTSVKLTSKKKKQTTVKSMSSKIHEQTSRRSKTSLGVTTSHYKNRTLSEVFHVTSLKKTSTRRTTGKSKTSVKLTSKKKKQTTVKSMSSKIPEQTSRRSKTSLGVTTSHYKNRTLSEVFHVTSLKKTSTRRTTGKSKTSVKLTSKKKKQTTVKSMSSKIPEQTSRRSKTSLGVTTSHYKNRTLSEVFHVTSLKKTSTRRTTGKSKTSVKLTSKKKKQTTVKSMSSKIPEQTSRRSKTSLGVTTSHYKNRTLSEVFHVTSFKKTSTRRTTGKSKTSVTTTERAPSSGRGTGFDASEAPSSPGETSSTLEESFLTDPHVSADTTVEASVHSTSVTETSETQSKETAMMPTNLTDATEAPGSSHESETTSTGALDMTEPKGVTEVAKSSTSALESSESNATSELLETGTPSSVSKTVKTAEILDVTTPMNITGADTSSVSPFKLSETSASETTTTATTEDLGTSESATVTTTDPSSGVVLTNSTDTTEVPNLTQQLEKNLTSVSATATSTEALSTLLTEIDESPISTASLIGTPTSESSMSVTLEGVRTPSSTVHEPEFIESKENKSTSSESEETTDALDDGDTEAGETSTSTPIHVEQKSYRNVSYVPGER, translated from the exons ATGCATCAATCACGAGCTACGAGGCCAACTTCGAGGACAACTGGGAAATCTAAGACCTCAGTAAAATTGacgtcgaaaaagaaaaaacagacgACGGTTAAATCGATCAGCTCGAAGATTCCTGAACAAACGTCTCGGAGCTCTACAACTTCTCTTGGTGCTACGACGCCTTATTGCGAAATTCATACTCTACCGGAAGTCTTCCACGCTACGAGCCTCAAGAAAACTTCCACTCGTCGGACAACTGGGAAATCCAAGACCTCAGTAAAATTGacgtcgaaaaagaaaaaacagacgACGGTAAAATCGATGAGCTCGAAGATTCATGAACAAACGTCTCGACGTTCTAAAACTTCTCTTGGTGTTACGACGTCTCATTACAAAAATCGTACTTTATCGGAAGTCTTCCACGTCACGAGCCTTAAGAAAACTTCCACTCGTCGGACAACTGGGAAATCTAAGACCTCAGTAAAATTGacgtcgaaaaagaaaaaacagacgACGGTAAAATCGATGAGCTCGAAGATTCCTGAACAAACGTCTCGGCGTTCTAAAACTTCTCTTGGTGTTACGACGTCTCATTACAAAAATCGTACTCTATCGGAAGTCTTCCACGTCACGAGCCTTAAGAAAACTTCCACTCGTCGGACAACTGGGAAATCTAAGACCTCAGTAAAATTGacgtcgaaaaagaaaaaacagacgACGGTAAAATCGATGAGCTCGAAGATTCCTGAACAAACGTCTCGGCGTTCTAAAACTTCTCTTGGTGTTACGACGTCTCATTACAAAAATCGTACTCTATCGGAAGTCTTCCACGTCACGAGCCTTAAGAAAACTTCCACTCGTCGGACAACTGGGAAATCTAAGACCTCAGTAAAATTGacgtcgaaaaagaaaaaacagacgACGGTAAAATCGATGAGCTCGAAGATTCCTGAACAAACGTCTCGGCGTTCCAAAACTTCTCTTGGTGTTACGACGTCTCATTACAAAAATCGTACTCTATCGGAAGTCTTCCACGTCACGAGCTTCAAGAAAACTTCCACTCGTCGGACAACTGGGAAATCTAAGACCTCAGTCACGACGACCGAGCGAGCCCCGAGCTCGGGAAGGGGGACCGGGTTCGATGCGAGTGAAGCTCCATCGAGCCCTGGTGAAACTTCAAGCACCCTGGAAGAAAGCTTTCTTACGGATCCGCACGTGAGCGCCGACACGACTGTAGAGGCTTCGGTACATTCGACCAGCGTAACGGAAACTTCGGAAACGCAGTCAAAGGAGACTGCGATGATGCCTACGAACTTGACCGATGCAACAGAAGCTCCTGGGTCGTCTCACGAATCGGAGACAACTTCTACGGGAGCTCTGGACATGACGGAGCCGAAGGGTGTTACGGAAGTGGCCAAGAGTTCCACGTCGGCTTTGGAGTCATCGGAAAGTAATGCAACGTCAGAACTGCTCGAGACCGGAACTCCTTCATCGGTATCGAAAACGGTTAAGACCGCGGAAATTCTGGATGTAACGACGCCGATGAATATCACTGGAGCAGACACAAGTTCAGTGTCACCTTTCAAATTGAGTGAAACTTCTGCATCGGAGACGACAACGACCGCGACCACGGAAGACTTGGGTACTTCAGAGTCTGCAACAGTCACTACCACGGATCCTTCGTCCGGAGTGGTGCTTACGAATTCGACTGACACAACCGAAGTTCCCAATCTAACACAGCAGTTGGAGAAAAATCTCACTTCGGTATCAGCAACGGCTACGAGTACCGAAGCTTTGAGTACGCTGCTTACCGAAATAGACGAAAGTCCAATTTCCACTGCCTCGTTGATCGGAACCCCGACATCGGAGTCGAGCATGTCGGTGACTCTCGAGGGGGTACGAACTCCCAGTAGTACAGTCCACGAACCCGAGTTCATCGAgagcaaagaaaataaaagtacaAGCAGCGAGTCTGAGGAAACAACAGACGCCCTGGA CGACGGTGATACAGAAGCCGGTGAAACTTCGACCTCGACTCCTATCCACGTGGAGCAAAAGTCCTACCGAAATGTCTCCTACGTCCCCGGGGAAAGATGA
- the LOC122413587 gene encoding threonine aspartase 1-like: MTEVNQGFIVVHVGAGQHADSLKPMYRKLCREACKEGLGHLEKIGGTSVDAVVEATAVLENSPLTNAGFGSNLTLNGDVECDASVMDGSNCLFGALGAVSGIKNPIVLAKYLCQQQLRKRTHGRIPPSFLVGSGAHVWANEMGIQTVPVDELISDKARKVYAHYKRKLDVQHKGIHELVKKRMDTVGAVCVDRYGNVAAACSSGGIILKYPGRVGQAGVWGCGAWARNGNCSVASSTSGCGEHLIRTTLARTLAEAVVNSSCPTTTIHQTMKKKFIESDFLGGVKQKLGGAIIVRYSPHERFGDVLWTHTTNSMIVGYMNTKNKVAKSQTSTLGALEVGRIATVGGVGFKL, encoded by the exons ATGACTGAAGTGAATCAGGGATTTATCGTGGTTCATGTTG GTGCAGGTCAGCATGCGGATTCCTTAAAGCCTATGTATAGGAAGTTGTGTAGAGAAGCATGTAAAGAG GGATTGGggcatttggaaaaaattggtgGAACTTCGGTAGATGCTGTTGTTGAGGCAACAGctgttttggaaaattctccACTCACCAATGCAGGATTTGGTTCCAATTTAACGCTAAACGGTGACGTCGAATGTGATGCAAGTGTTATGGATGGTTCAAATTGTCTCTTTGGAGCATTGGGTGCTGTCAGCGGCATCAAGAATCCAATTGTGTTAGCAAAATATTTGTGCCAACAGCAGCTTCGGAAAAGGACACACGGTAGAATCCCACCTAG tttCTTGGTTGGTTCGGGCGCGCACGTGTGGGCCAATGAAATGGGAATTCAGACTGTGCCAGTGGATGAGCTAATATCAG ACAAAGCCCGAAAAGTATATGCACACTATAAACGAAAGCTGGACGTACAGCATAAAGGAATTCATGAG ctggtgaaaaaaagaatggatACAGTTGGTGCTGTCTGTGTTGACCGTTATGGAAACGTCGCTGCGGCCTGTTCAAGCGGAGGAATTATTTTGAAGTATCCAGGAAGAGTTGGACAG GCTGGTGTTTGGGGATGTGGTGCTTGGGCCCGGAATGGTAATTGTTCTGTTGCTTCAAGTACTTCTGGATGCGGAGAACATCTCATCCGAACGACGTTAGCGAGAACACTCGCTGAAGCTGTTGTGAATAGTAGTTGCCCAACGACAACCATCCATCAAAccatgaaaaagaaattcatcg AATCAGATTTTTTGGGTGGAGTCAAACAAAAACTTGGTGGAGCAATTATCGTACGCTACTCTCCCCACGAGCGGTTCGGTGACGTATTATGGACCCATACTACAAATTCAATGATAGTCGGTTACATGAATACGAAAAACAAAGTAGCCAAG AGTCAAACATCGACGCTCGGGGCACTGGAAGTCGGCAGGATAGCTACAGTTGGAGGGGTCGGTTTCAAATTGTAA
- the LOC122413581 gene encoding mucin-5AC-like isoform X1 yields MQARQSKARNIIKWCIYLFLFFLMMTVVTWACIYLGQDVTPSGPPEYATEEEIPDHDPASAYDKETTVRSVLINLSSTTTALKPTITRLWTSTYSPSTKPKTGVTKSSVPSTTPSTRNTKISSTTKTTTPSKTDISKSKIPTASTKITEVMEPECEIDIMTPRPIPMGSEPYTKNTTRVSQTSGDSVKSLGTIEQEVRTTRLHSTIFQGTTTRSEGLTTVSLTTKSQMHQSRATRPTSRTTGKSKTSVKLTSKKKKQTTVKSISSKIPEQTSRSSTTSLGATTPYCEIHTLPEVFHATSLKKTSTRRTTGKSKTSVKLTSKKKKQTTVKSMSSKIHEQTSRRSKTSLGVTTSHYKNRTLSEVFHVTSLKKTSTRRTTGKSKTSVKLTSKKKKQTTVKSMSSKIPEQTSRRSKTSLGVTTSHYKNRTLSEVFHVTSLKKTSTRRTTGKSKTSVKLTSKKKKQTTVKSMSSKIPEQTSRRSKTSLGVTTSHYKNRTLSEVFHVTSLKKTSTRRTTGKSKTSVKLTSKKKKQTTVKSMSSKIPEQTSRRSKTSLGVTTSHYKNRTLSEVFHVTSFKKTSTRRTTGKSKTSVTTTERAPSSGRGTGFDASEAPSSPGETSSTLEESFLTDPHVSADTTVEASVHSTSVTETSETQSKETAMMPTNLTDATEAPGSSHESETTSTGALDMTEPKGVTEVAKSSTSALESSESNATSELLETGTPSSVSKTVKTAEILDVTTPMNITGADTSSVSPFKLSETSASETTTTATTEDLGTSESATVTTTDPSSGVVLTNSTDTTEVPNLTQQLEKNLTSVSATATSTEALSTLLTEIDESPISTASLIGTPTSESSMSVTLEGVRTPSSTVHEPEFIESKENKSTSSESEETTDALDDGDTEAGETSTSTPIHVEQKSYRNVSYVPGER; encoded by the exons ATGCAGGCTCGTCAATCAAAAGCtcgaaatattattaaatGGTGTATTTACTTGTTTCTATTTTTCCTAATGATGACCGTCGTAACGTGGGCTTGTATCTATCTCGGTCAGGATGTCACGCCGTCAGGACCACCCGAATATGCAACTGAAGAAGAAATTCCAGATCATG ACCCAGCAAGCGCATACGATAAAGAAACTACAGTGAGAAGcgttttaataaatttatcatcAACCACAACAGCCCTGAAACCAACGATCACAAGATTGTGGACTTCGACATACTCGCCGTCAACGAAGCCCAAGACAGGTGTTACAAAATCGAGCGTTCCGTCAACAACACCGTCCACGAGGAACACCAAAATTTCTTCCACAACGAAAACAACAACTCCCAGTAAAACTGACATCagtaaatcgaaaattcccaCCGCTTCGACCAagattaccgaagttatggaACCCGAATGCGAAATCGACATTATGACTCCCCGTCCTATCCCCATGGGCAGTGAACCGTATACCAAAAACACAACTAGAGTAAGTCAGACTTCTGGTGATTCTGTCAAAAGTTTGGGGACAATAGAGCAAGAAGTAAGGACAACTCGGTTGCattcaactatttttcaagGGACGACAACCCGATCGGAGGGATTAACAACGGTTTCGCTAACAACGAAAAGTCAAATGCATCAATCACGAGCTACGAGGCCAACTTCGAGGACAACTGGGAAATCTAAGACCTCAGTAAAATTGacgtcgaaaaagaaaaaacagacgACGGTTAAATCGATCAGCTCGAAGATTCCTGAACAAACGTCTCGGAGCTCTACAACTTCTCTTGGTGCTACGACGCCTTATTGCGAAATTCATACTCTACCGGAAGTCTTCCACGCTACGAGCCTCAAGAAAACTTCCACTCGTCGGACAACTGGGAAATCCAAGACCTCAGTAAAATTGacgtcgaaaaagaaaaaacagacgACGGTAAAATCGATGAGCTCGAAGATTCATGAACAAACGTCTCGACGTTCTAAAACTTCTCTTGGTGTTACGACGTCTCATTACAAAAATCGTACTTTATCGGAAGTCTTCCACGTCACGAGCCTTAAGAAAACTTCCACTCGTCGGACAACTGGGAAATCTAAGACCTCAGTAAAATTGacgtcgaaaaagaaaaaacagacgACGGTAAAATCGATGAGCTCGAAGATTCCTGAACAAACGTCTCGGCGTTCTAAAACTTCTCTTGGTGTTACGACGTCTCATTACAAAAATCGTACTCTATCGGAAGTCTTCCACGTCACGAGCCTTAAGAAAACTTCCACTCGTCGGACAACTGGGAAATCTAAGACCTCAGTAAAATTGacgtcgaaaaagaaaaaacagacgACGGTAAAATCGATGAGCTCGAAGATTCCTGAACAAACGTCTCGGCGTTCTAAAACTTCTCTTGGTGTTACGACGTCTCATTACAAAAATCGTACTCTATCGGAAGTCTTCCACGTCACGAGCCTTAAGAAAACTTCCACTCGTCGGACAACTGGGAAATCTAAGACCTCAGTAAAATTGacgtcgaaaaagaaaaaacagacgACGGTAAAATCGATGAGCTCGAAGATTCCTGAACAAACGTCTCGGCGTTCCAAAACTTCTCTTGGTGTTACGACGTCTCATTACAAAAATCGTACTCTATCGGAAGTCTTCCACGTCACGAGCTTCAAGAAAACTTCCACTCGTCGGACAACTGGGAAATCTAAGACCTCAGTCACGACGACCGAGCGAGCCCCGAGCTCGGGAAGGGGGACCGGGTTCGATGCGAGTGAAGCTCCATCGAGCCCTGGTGAAACTTCAAGCACCCTGGAAGAAAGCTTTCTTACGGATCCGCACGTGAGCGCCGACACGACTGTAGAGGCTTCGGTACATTCGACCAGCGTAACGGAAACTTCGGAAACGCAGTCAAAGGAGACTGCGATGATGCCTACGAACTTGACCGATGCAACAGAAGCTCCTGGGTCGTCTCACGAATCGGAGACAACTTCTACGGGAGCTCTGGACATGACGGAGCCGAAGGGTGTTACGGAAGTGGCCAAGAGTTCCACGTCGGCTTTGGAGTCATCGGAAAGTAATGCAACGTCAGAACTGCTCGAGACCGGAACTCCTTCATCGGTATCGAAAACGGTTAAGACCGCGGAAATTCTGGATGTAACGACGCCGATGAATATCACTGGAGCAGACACAAGTTCAGTGTCACCTTTCAAATTGAGTGAAACTTCTGCATCGGAGACGACAACGACCGCGACCACGGAAGACTTGGGTACTTCAGAGTCTGCAACAGTCACTACCACGGATCCTTCGTCCGGAGTGGTGCTTACGAATTCGACTGACACAACCGAAGTTCCCAATCTAACACAGCAGTTGGAGAAAAATCTCACTTCGGTATCAGCAACGGCTACGAGTACCGAAGCTTTGAGTACGCTGCTTACCGAAATAGACGAAAGTCCAATTTCCACTGCCTCGTTGATCGGAACCCCGACATCGGAGTCGAGCATGTCGGTGACTCTCGAGGGGGTACGAACTCCCAGTAGTACAGTCCACGAACCCGAGTTCATCGAgagcaaagaaaataaaagtacaAGCAGCGAGTCTGAGGAAACAACAGACGCCCTGGA CGACGGTGATACAGAAGCCGGTGAAACTTCGACCTCGACTCCTATCCACGTGGAGCAAAAGTCCTACCGAAATGTCTCCTACGTCCCCGGGGAAAGATGA
- the LOC122413586 gene encoding apyrase produces MKMLRDWRQALHTPHVYRVGNSSLRLQHQFFGVILLVVTVPFLFYCYPWIHGSVCSSHRTVSHLEFNDYLNRVYNSTYPLTPPVKMSSISISYKIGIISDLDKESKDATKKNTWFSILKYGHLFWMPRNNLISVSWDNEETKLSSTLSMGGRGMELSELVTFDGALLTFDDRTGIVHQIDGDRVNPWVILMDGNGQNSKGFKSEWATVKNQLLYVGSMGKEWTTSGGEFEHNKPMWIYVITPSGEKRSYDWTKNYKRLRQSLNIEFPGYMIHESGAWSEYRRSWFFLPRRCSTERYNETTDESMSCNVLLSTDENFTSVKVTKLDNHVPIRGFSSFKFLPGSNDFIIVALKSEEYRGQTATYITAFTIYGQILLPDEKIADHKFEGFEFV; encoded by the exons ATGAAGATGTTGAGGGATTGGAGGCAAGCATTGCATACTCCACATGTGTATAGAGTAGGGAATAGCAGCTTGAGGCTGCAGCACCAATTTTTCGGTGTTATTCTCTTGGTGGTTACTGTAcctttcttattttattgttatCCCTGGATCCATGGATCTGTGTGTTCTTCTCATCGGACAGTTTCCCATTTAGAATTTAACGATTATTTAAATCGCGTTTACAATTCAACTTATCCGCTAACaccacctgtcaaaatgagtTCCATAAGTATTTCTTACAAAATTGGAATAATAAGCGATCTTGATAAAGAATCCAAAGACGCAACCAAAAAAAACACGTGGTTTAGCATCCTCAAGTACGGACACTTATTCTGGATGCCTAGAAACAATTTGATATCGGTCTCCTGGGACAATGAAGAAACCAAGTTAAGTTCTACCCTCTCCATGGGTGGGAGAGGTATGGAACTTTCTGAGCTTGTTACTTTCGATGGAGCTCTACTCACCTTTGACGATCGTACTGGCATTGTTCATCAAATTGATGGCGATCGTGTTAATCCATGGGTCATTCTGATGGATGGCAATGGACAAAATTCTAAAG GTTTCAAATCCGAATGGGCGAccgtgaaaaatcaattgctCTATGTTGGTAGCATGGGCAAAGAATGGACAACCAGTGGTGGTGAATTTGAGCATAACAAGCCCATGTGGATATATGTGATAACGCCTAGTGGTGAAAAACGGTCCTACGATTGGACCAAAAATTACAAGAGGCTTAGGCAATCGTTGAATATCGAATTTCCAG GATACATGATCCACGAATCGGGCGCGTGGAGCGAATATCGACGGAGCTGGTTTTTTTTACCACGCAGATGTTCCACAGAGCGATACAACGAAACGACAGACGAATCTATGAGCTGCAATGTGTTACTTAGTACGGACGAAAATTTCACTAGTGTCAAG GTAACGAAACTCGATAATCATGTGCCCATACGAGGCTTCTCAAGTTTCAAGTTTCTACCAGGATCCAACGACTTCATCATCGTCGCTCTCAAGTCCGAAGAATACAGAGGCCAGACGGCGACGTATATTACTGCGTTTACCATCTACGGGCAGATTCTCCTGCCGGACGAGAAGATCGCAGACCATAAATTCGAAGGCTTCGAGTTCGTGTAG
- the LOC122413588 gene encoding uncharacterized protein yields the protein MVGFCGWLLVFGFVHWITAAATQHGQCAVGKLSRSDSSTYNCIELVSLGEHLEKAPVNTTEITVVESKIPSILRYSFIRFSSTLESLVLRKCGITMIDQFGLAGLVMLKKLVLWDNNLTWISADSFRDLTNLRHLDISFNKIVGIDIAFYQMLPNLENFYFDYNQLQTIDYNMFAAFPNLKKAKIGHNPWVWGYRILLEWQLDSARVDYRDDWEEWGWMNSIVRECQDSGKATALNDTMLDCVVTKFLHMEIDHGHFAASSIEQSDKTCLSEGTALVRCSKNNAPAGSDPMRLSLESLVATMPFLSRAGGKYIYNHFK from the exons ATGGTCGGATTTTGCGGATGGTTACTTGTCTTCGGCTTTGTCCATTGGATAACTGCTGCTGCTACTCAACATGGACAGTGTGCGGTGGGAAAATTAAGTCGAAGCGACTCAAGTACATACAACTGCATCGAGCTTGTATCGCTTGGCGAACACCTGGAAAAAGCTCCTGTTAATACAACTGAAATTACTGTTGTGGAATCCAAAATACCTTCAATTTTACG tTACAGCTTCATAAGGTTCAGTTCCACTCTCGAGAGTCTAGTTCTTCGAAAATGCGGAATTACCATGATCGATCAATTCGGCTTGGCTGGTCTCGTGATGTTGAAAAAGCTGGTTCTTTGGGACAACAATTTGACTTGGATCTCTGCCGATAGTTTCCGGGATCTCACTAACCTTCGGCATTTGGATATTTCGTTTAACAAGATCGTAGGCATTGACATCGCCTTCTATCAAATGCTTCCgaacttggaaaatttttattttgattataaTCAACTGCAAACGATCGACTACAACATGTTCGCCGCATTCCCAAATTTGAAGAAAGCCAAAATCGGACACAATCCGTGGGTTTGGGG ATATCGTATACTACTGGAGTGGCAACTCGATTCTGCGCGAGTAGACTACAGAGATGATTGGGAAGAGTGGGGATGGATGAACAGCATCGTCCGAGAATGTCAAGATAGTGGAAAAGCAACAGCTCTAAATGATACGATGTTGGATTGTGTCGTGACGAAATTTCTCCACATGGAAATCGATCATGGCCATTTTGCGGCTAGCTCGATTGAGCAAAGTGACAAAACATGTCTTTCTGAAGGCACTGCACTAGTCCGTTGTTCAAAAAACAATGCCCCTGCTGGTTCTGATCCTATGCGCCTGTCACTAGAAAGTCTTGTTGCGACCATGCCGTTTCTTAGTCGCGCTGGTGGCAAATATATTTACAATCATTTCAAGTAA